The Simkaniaceae bacterium genome contains a region encoding:
- a CDS encoding DUF4143 domain-containing protein, which yields MTKLMKIQSLDLLEKVFVLINIRVFSRNLRKEVTKSSRYYFYDNGIRNTLINNFNPISKRDDIGALWENYLVMERIKKQVYQTIWSSNYFWRTYDQKEIDWVEEREGALYGYEFKWNKSNVTPPRLWLDTYKNASFECISQRNYLDFIT from the coding sequence ATGACTAAATTAATGAAAATTCAGTCATTGGATTTACTCGAAAAAGTATTTGTGTTGATTAATATCAGAGTTTTTAGTCGGAATTTAAGAAAAGAAGTGACAAAATCTTCTCGTTATTATTTTTACGATAATGGGATTAGAAACACTCTCATTAATAATTTTAATCCGATTTCTAAACGAGATGATATTGGAGCATTATGGGAAAATTATCTTGTTATGGAGCGCATAAAGAAACAAGTCTATCAGACAATATGGAGTAGCAACTATTTTTGGAGAACGTATGATCAAAAAGAAATTGATTGGGTTGAAGAAAGAGAAGGCGCTCTTTATGGATATGAATTTAAATGGAATAAATCAAATGTTACTCCGCCACGGCTTTGGTTAGATACATATAAAAATGCCTCATTTGAGTGT